A segment of the Triticum urartu cultivar G1812 chromosome 1, Tu2.1, whole genome shotgun sequence genome:
taggtgtagCGGAGATGCgcatgttgagatggatgtgtggccacacaaGAAAGGATTGGGTCTGGAATGATGATATACaggatagagttggggtagcaccgattgaagagaagcttccaacatcgtctgagatggtttgggcatattcagcataggcctccagaagctccagtgcatagcggacggctaaagcgtgATGATAATGTCAAGAGAGGTCAGGGTAGACCAAacttgacatgggaggagtccatAAAGAGTGATCTAAAGGACTGGAatatcaccaaagaactagccaTGGACAGTGGTGCGTAAAAGTTAGCTATCCACGTGCCAGAACCATAACTAGGTTTCGAgatcttgttgttgttgttgttgttgttgttgttgttgttgttagtCTTAATTTGACGAATGAAATGTGATTCGCTGTGTCTGGTAGTTGTTTTCTAACTTGCAGTCATCTTCAATATTTGTCAGGTTTTACATACACAGGTCAAAAGCAATGTAAACAAGGCCCTCGGAACAACAACCCAATCCGTACATGATAGTAATGATGCATGTTGTGCAACTCATGAAAATAGCTTTTCAGAGCTATCTATTTCTGAAGGAATGACTATTAATGAATTGGAGTGCCGGGCTAGTATTTCGTGCATATATCCTGTAAATAAGACAACACAGGCGGTTTCTGTAACTAATCCAGGGGCAATGTTACACACATTAGTTGATGTATCTCGGCAAGAAGAAGTTGGTTGCTCAACTTCAGCAGAAAAAAGAAATTCTACAAAAAAAGTTATGGATGTTCTTGCAACGTCTTATTCCGGTCCACCAGGACAACATAAAAGCAAGTATGTCTCTAACAGAATTGGCTGGCAAGGTGGGCTCTCATACCAATTTTTATCCCTTTCAGAACTACAGAAAGATGCTCAAAATGGCAATGGTCTTGGTGACAGCCAAACAAACAGCAACAATGCTCATTTACTTCGATGCCATCAGAGTAATGATGAtgaaaatattgatttgacatctCTTTCATCCTTCAAAAGAACAGTGGAATGCCCTCTCAATTTTGTTCCGCAAGCCAGTATTGGAAATTTGTTCAGACCAAGAAAAGCAATTGAGTTTGCTGATTCATATGTAGGGGGCTCTCATCTGACACCAGGTTTAACTTTGGAATTTAAGCACTCTTCTTGGCACTTCTGCTGATATCCGTGATTTCTTCCCTTTCCTTATGAGCATACTCTATATTCAGGGAAATTAGCTCTATTTGCATGCTTAAGGGAGGGTCCTGCCAGCAAACAACAGAAAGCAGTGAAAGACCATGATGATGCAAAAACTATTGGCTGGAGTATTTCTGATATACTGAACAAAGAGAATCTAGATAAATTCATTCCAGCGACAACAGCTGGAATAAACGGCACAGTGGATACATCAGATTACATGAGGCGATACAAGAGTTCTTTAACAGATGGAAGGTATAATATTTGGTAGATGATTTTAACATATTGTCCCAGAGCAGGCCTTAAGTTACTGTATGTTATATCCATTCAAATGTAATCTTTCCACATATCAGTTTTTCAGTTGACACATCAATTTGGTATTGTCAGGTTGAAGGACTGTGTGGATTTGTTGGAAAGCATGGAGCAGAAGGGATTGCTTGATACGAAGAAGGTGATTAATTACCTGTTATGGTTTAGCTTTTGTAATGTACTCTTCAAATTTCTCATTTACATCTGTTTCTTAGATCCACCATGCCAGCTTTTTGAGTGCATGTAAAAAACAAAGGGCTGTTATGGAAGCTGTTCGCTTCTGCCGATTGATTGAAAATCCGAAAATGAGCACCTTCAATATGCTTTTATCGGTTTGTGCTAATTCAAAAGATTTTGAAGGTAACTCATCAGCTTTTCTTGTCAGATGTGCTCGAGTAGAAGATGAGAATTGAGTATGACCAAATGGTTTTACCTTTACAGGGGCCCTCCAAGTTATGGTGCTCCTAAAGGAGGCTGGGCTAAAACCCGATTGTAAACTTTACACCACATTGATATCAACTTGTGCAAAGTGTGGAAAAGTTGATGCGATGTTTGAGGTAAGCACATAAGACAATCAAATTCTCACCCTTATTAACAGTGCCAGCTCCTGTTTGTGACCATGAGGGGAAGGCGGCCATCATTTGCTCTACCTTTTCCAACCTCATGGGGATTACTATTATTTTGATCTTAGCACCATTGTTCAGCAGATTGATGATCTTGAGGCTCTCTCTGTCTCTTTCTCGTTTGAGGAAACTTATTGTGCGGTTTGCTAGCAATCCAGTTGATGGTTGTAACGGTCTCTTCACCAAAAAATATTGGGATATTATAAAAAATGACTTTAATAAACTAGTCCAAGACTTCTTTGATGGGTCGGTCAACCTGCAAAGTATTGATGATTCCTTCATCACCCTTGTTCCAAAAAATTCCAACTCTGAGGGTCGTGGTGTTTATCTCCCTATCTCCCTCCTGAATTCTTGTATTAAGCTTATCACTAAAATTTGTTCCAATTGCCTTTAGAAAGTCATTCTCTCTCTGGTTTCATTAAATGTTGCATGATCAAAGACTGCCTCGCGCGGAGCTTCGAATTCCTTCACAAGTGTCATCAGTCTAAGACATACatttgttaagcttcatgcatTAGCCAACGCAACCAAAAGTCTGAACTGATAGAAAGGGCTAGGCAATCCACATATACACGTCAACACCCCCTCTCACGTGTGACGCGGGAAGTCAACACGTGGATAGATTCAAGAGGTATGGCTCAAGAGGCCTATACGTGGACACGAAGGGGGGCAGCAGCAATTTTTAGATAAATTGCGAAAGCCAGGACTTGAACTCAAGACCTTAGCTCTGATACcatgttaagcttcatgcactagCCAACACAACAGTCCGAACTGATGGAAAGGCTAGGCAATCCACATGTACACGTCAACAACATTGTCGTTTTTAAGCTCGACTTTGAAAAATCTTTTGACACGGTGGAACACTACACGATCATCTCCATGCTTAACAACTATGGCTTTGAGGATTGGATGGATCAACTCTCTCCTCGGCTCTTGCACTTTTGCTGTGCTTCTTAATGGTGTTGCCAGCAAGAAATTTTGCCAGCATGGCTTTAGGTAAGGGGGGACCTCTTTCTCCCCTCGTCTTCGTGTGCTGCTGATCTTCTGCAAGCAATTACCAGCAAGGCTTTGTACCTCGATCTTCTGCATTTCGGTGAGGACTTCCCTATTGTTTTGTGATGCAAACATGTTCTGTTCAACTTCTATGTCTCAAATGCCTTCTGGAAAGCTTTGGTCGATCTGTTGGCTTCGGGTTAATTTTCACAAGTCCTTCATCCTTCACATCAATTCCGGAGGACAAATTGGCCAATTTAGCTGGCCTGATTTTCTGTAAAGGGGGTTGTCGGTCAACCGCCCACCAGAAGAAGTGTGGTCGGTTTCAGACACAAATTTTTCCCGTTTTAGCAACTTTCTACATTTGGCACTTTCTGTATATTGCAACTTTCTTGTTCTGGTAACTTCCAGAAAATGCATGTTTAACCTTTCAGAAAAGTTATCTCTTAAACCATTAAGCCGATTGATGATCCTCCCATGTCAGCATGTTTTGACAACTTTTTTTCGTTAGTACTTGCCAGATTCTTGTCACTTAGGTACTTGCCAGGTTATTGCCACTTAGTTGCGAGTACTTGCCAGGTTAGTAAAACTTCAATACACACCTGTATAGATATTGCTTCATGGTACTTGTGTGGGTTGATGCCGCCCTCTTTTGTTGGTAACACCTGAAAACTAACTCTCTTGCTATGCGTAAACATTGCATTGTATAAAAACACACACAACTATTGCCTGGTAAATGTACATAATTATCGTGACAACTGTTCACTGCTAACATGCCAACTATGTTGACATACCCTGAGAACTAGTGCCGACTAATTTTTTCCACCGAAACATGACAACTGTTACAGTATATGTGGATTGCACTAGCCCTTTCCATCAGTTCAGACTTTTGGTTGCGTTGGctagtgcatgaagcttaacatgGTATCAGAGCTAAGGTCTTGAGTTCAAGTCCTGGCTTTCGCAATTTATTAAAAATTGCTGGTAGCCCCCCTTTGTGTCCATGAAGAGGCCTCTTAAGTCATACATGAGTTTCGCGCGCCGTCGCTCTCTTCCGGTTGCATGTGTTGACTTGCCTTCCCTGTCACACGTGAGAGGGGGTGTTACAGTATATGTGGATTGCACTAGCCCTTCCCATCAGTTCGGACTTTTGGTTGCGTTGGctagtgcatgaagcttaacaaCAACATGGGACCTTGTTTTGATGGCCTCGTCGAGATGAACTCACTGGTGAAGAAGGCTAACCAGATTAACAATTTGTGAGATAAATGATCTTGAAAATTGGAACTTAGCAATTAATGCAATGATGTAAGTGTTAGGTGGGAGATTAATGCATGCATGCCTTTGCTCTCTATTAGGAAAAAATGCCAATGGGATGCCGCAACATGGGAAGACAAGGATGCATAAGTAAAATTGAACTTGATGCTGCCCTTAGATTTTCCGTTCAGAAAAATCTGGACTCAACTTTCGGGATTTTAAACTTTCAGaaatttcaaatttgaacttctgaaaaaaatgaattttcagaatttttgaacttccaAAATTCAGAAATCATTAACTTTTGAATTTGGGGGGCTTACCTACTTAATAAAACTCATCCAATTTCAAATTTGGAAAGAACTTTCAATGCACAAGGAGAAAACGTTAAGAAAAAAGCCACAATGTGTGGGCCCCACTCTAGGAAAAGAGGGGTTGAGAGAGATAGAAATTGGTGCCCTCGTGCGCGTCCCGAAAGGGGAGCGGTCCACCTCAGCGCATGCGCAAGGCAGGCTTTTTGGGATGTAAGGGTAGACAGTTTATTTTTGCAGAACAATAAGGGTAGACAGCTAGGCGGGCGCCGACCATCCACGCTAGCACTCAAAATTGCCCCAGAGTGCAACATCTTCAATATAAATTAGATGTTCAACATTACATTTGGCAGACAAATAGATAGACTAGAACCAATCAATGATCACCATGGCCGGAGCCCTGGAGGATACCTACCTTGGACACATCGAAGAGGACATCCTCGAATGCGGCTGCTGGTACGGCTGGTGCGGATGGGGCGACGGCTTCCTCTCTAGCATAAAACATGTGTCGTGTTGGTTCTTCCTAGTGATTGCCTACTGCTGCTCCGCTCGATCGTGAGCATCACAGGCCTTGCACTTCTCGTACTTGGCTCTGGCAAAGTGACGGGCAACGAGCACCTCCTCCTTTGCATGGGCGCCGTGATTGGCGGAGTGCACCTCTGCTTGGTGTGGAGCGGCGAGCGCCTCCTCCTGCTTGGCTTGGGCTGCAGTGGCCTTCTCTCCCTTGGTAGCGGTGGCTTGCTCTTGGCGGCGGCATGACAAACACCTGATGATATAGACATCGCGATGGTTGCTCCACGCCATTGCTGATTTTGATCCAAAGTGCATTAGGTGGCTAGGGGAGGTGATCAGCATCGGATCAAAGTAGAGGGGAAGGGGCTGGTGGGGAACATCTTTGGGAAGGCGAGGCGGCTGGAGGGAAATCCCATTGGGTGGCGATGTGGTTGTCCGCGGTCAAAATGGGTGGGTCCAGGCTGTCAGAGTCCCTACTCTGCCCCTCGATTTGGAGACGGCCTTGGAGCGGACGTCCAGACGCATCTGACCCAAAGTAGAGGTCTGCATTGGAGGCCTAAAAGTGTTTGAGTAGGGATCCGTCGATTTGCCCTAAAATTGCCTACTTTCCTTTCACCTACCCGGGGCTTCATTCCAGGTGGGCTATCTGAGCATCTCCAAATGGCCCATGGGCTCCAAGAGAGGCTGGTGGTGCGGCAGCAGGCCCAAGCGCAGGTCCGGCCCAACAACAGAGGCGGAAGCTGGGGGCCCACTAAGAGTCAGCATCAGCCGAGACCAGAGAGGGTGCAAGTTTTGCGGACATCGGTGAGCTCGCCATGTGTGACTGGTGTGAAGAGGCCGAGCCCGGCGACTAAAGCTGGTGTGCGCTCCATGAAAGCAGCCACCTGACACATCCATTCTCGCATGGTGGAGGATTCCTCCAGGAGAGGCACGATAGCCACGTCGAGGTTTGTGTGCAACTCGCTGCGCCTAGTCACAACTGCCTGCTGAAAGCTAGTGTCAGTGACAACTAGACGGTTGGCCGCATCAGCTTCATGTGCCTGAACATGGGCGTTAGAGGCGGGGTCCCGGGTAGAGGGGAGTGTGACGTGAGAGGCAGCGACGGAGATGGGCGTTGACTGTGCCCACCAAAATTGCCATCCGGTCGGCTCGAAGACCGGGTGAGGTCCCACAGCATGTCCCCGTTGCCGGAGGCCTAGTCATGACCGTTGTGAACTCTACCGCCAGTGTGAAACCCATTCTCACGGTGGTCCCTATCATGGTGGTGCTGCGGAATGTAGCGAGGATGTACGTTGCCGTCGGGACCTTGATGACCTGAACCACTCACGCGGGAGGAGGCGGCGGTCACAGCTGTCAATCCAAGAGGCGGTGGAACACCATCAACCGACCCCAAATGTCGGACAAATGGGGCCGCCGACAGGATGAACGGGGCAGTGCCAACACTGGTCGTGTAGCAAGTCAAGCGATGTGTTGGATAAATCCTCCTCCTAGATCATGAGGGATCTGCAATAGCTGAGATAGCGTTTGGGAGGAGTGTGGCTGTTGAGTGGTTGGCTCGGCTCGGCGGTGGTGGGGATTGGCTGGAAGGAGTAGAAGTTTCGGTGGTGTATTTCTTCCTATTGGAGGAGAAACTCGGCCAGGACGGCGTGGAAATGGAAGGCTAGCTCATTTAGCTGGGCAACATAGAAGTCATGAGCTTTACCGTTGCATGAAGCTTGAAGAAGAGCAGCGATGGGGGCAGAGTCCAGTCGTATTTTGGATGCGGAGAAGGAGATACATAGGGGGTATGATGTAGGGTAGGGACCCTAGATGGCCTAATCTTTCACAACTTGGAGGGGGATTCAATAGGAGCACACAAATCACACGAGGAAACACTCAAAGACAAGTCcaaatcacacatccactagatcAACAATCACACAAGATCTACAAGAGTACAAACCAACAAAGGGAATTTGGAACAAGAGTATGGTTCATCTCAAATCCAAGACGAGATGAGGGTTTGACAATCCTACGATGGGGATTCTTCTCCACAAGAGGAGGTCTTGATGATCCACTAGGGATTCTTCTCCAAGGGAGGCCTTGATCTCCAAAGGAGAGGGGTAGATATGAGCAAAGTTCTCTCTAGTTCTTCATCTAtgctttgctaaccctaaaacggaCATAGAAGACGAGTATTTATAGTCTAGGTTGGcggaaggggtacatgggccgtGGTCCTACTCACTGCGCATAGGTAGGCCGGAAGTTTCGGGCTATCCAGAGAGTTGGCACGCCTTGGGGTCATCGAGGCGGGAAGTTCCATGGCAGGCCCGAAGTTCCGGGGAGGTTCCGGACTATCCATAGAGTTTGCATGTTCTGGTGTTGCTTCGGGCTGGAAGTTCCAGGGGCTTCAGATGCCTTCTTCTTGGAGTTTGCCAGCATCTCCTCGTCCGCTCCTTCTCCTTCAACTATCTGTTGTTGCGGTGTTGGAGGTTGCTGGTGGTGGCTTGTCTGAGTCATGAGGGGGGTGGGTTGTTGCACCAATGATGGACGTCGTAAGGCGCCGGCGATGGTGCGGGGGCTGGGTCTGGAGGGGTGAGAGGAGAGGGGCCCACCCAACAACCCTCGGTGTTGAGTGTCATTGTTATTTAGGAAACGTAGGATAGCGTATGATTTATTCTACCTTGCcttgtactccaagatgactttgtactcctatatatatatatatatatatatatatatatatatatgtatatgcccacgaggctcaagcaatacaacgaaCTATTCCATCAAatccctctctcccttctaacatggtatcagagccaagaggtcttgagttcaagaccCGGCTGACGCAATTAAATTGCAGCCCACTTTCGGTCCATGTTTAGGCCCGAGGGAGCCACACGTGAGGGGGAGTGTTGACGTATAATGTGCTGCCTAGTCTCTTCCATCAGATCGGtcttttggttgcattggctagagcatgcacttctacacTCGGGTTTAAGCTTTTCTTCTGGCCTCTCTTGTTCAATGTAGCATGTAGCACTGGGAGGTGGGAGCCGTTATTTTCTTGCCGTGTATACATCCTAGTAAATATTCTCTATTTTCATGAAATTTTACTGTCGGGGCCTCCCCTACAGTTTTTGCTCATAACAAAAAACAAATTCATATGTGGGGGTTCCATTTATATCTTGATACTGTACCTCATGTTATCCATTATTCTGCACTTATATTTTAGGTCTTCCATGAGATGGTTAGTGCTGGAATAGAGCCAAATGTTAACACATACGGTGCACTAATTGATGGCTGTGCTAAAGCTGGGCAAATAGCAAAAGCATTTGGTGCTTACGGGATCATGAGTTCAAAGGTGAATTGTTCTATCTCATGAATTTTTATGTTTTCATAAAGGGAAGTGGTAAGGGAGGCCCATacagtttttttttttttgaaataataAGAGCCCGAACTCCCATCTGTGAGGACTTGAACCTGGGTTGCTGGGTTCACTCTCCTAGCCAAGTGAGCTAGGCTCACTCAGGAATTTTTATGCTAGATGTGCTTCATTTCACTTGTGCTGTAGATGTTTTTTTTTTCGAGTCGTTGTGCTGTAGATGTGAAGAAATTGTTCAATTAATAAGCCTCTGCAAGCATCTTCATGCTTGATGAACTTACTCGGTCGTACTTGCAGTAGAAGGTGAAGCCAGATCGAGTTGTCTTCAACGCTTTGATCAGTGCATGTGGTGAATCTGGAGCTGTTGCTCGAGCTTTTGATGTTTTATCAGAAATGACAGCAGAATCCTCAGAATCGAAAGGATGCAAGCCAATTCTTCCTGATCATGTCACAGTTGGAGCACTCATGAAGACATGTATTCAGGCTGGCCAGGTGTTTTTTACAGACTAATTTCTTTTCAGAAATGCAAAGCAGAAAATATGCTTCCTATATTGAAAATCAAGTTCTCGAAACCATTCTGTTGTGTAGGCCGATCGAGCTCGTGAGGTTTACAAAATGCTTCAGGAGTACAGTATAAAAGGTAC
Coding sequences within it:
- the LOC125554174 gene encoding pentatricopeptide repeat-containing protein MRL1, chloroplastic isoform X3, whose product is MEVSASASTPQALTLLTPPPCFLSLYPSARRHGRAGGGGLLLRPPPQRRLELGYRARRPVACSLSGSSSTALDVLGGSVVAAAALLAALQLVWLRWRGAMHRESPEVLHTQVKSNVNKALGTTTQSVHDSNDACCATHENSFSELSISEGMTINELECRASISCIYPVNKTTQAVSVTNPGAMLHTLVDVSRQEEVGCSTSAEKRNSTKKVMDVLATSYSGPPGQHKSKYVSNRIGWQGGLSYQFLSLSELQKDAQNGNGLGDSQTNSNNAHLLRCHQSNDDENIDLTSLSSFKRTVECPLNFVPQASIGNLFRPRKAIEFADSYVGGSHLTPGKLALFACLREGPASKQQKAVKDHDDAKTIGWSISDILNKENLDKFIPATTAGINGTVDTSDYMRRYKSSLTDGRLKDCVDLLESMEQKGLLDTKKIHHASFLSACKKQRAVMEAVRFCRLIENPKMSTFNMLLSVCANSKDFEGALQVMVLLKEAGLKPDCKLYTTLISTCAKCGKVDAMFEVFHEMVSAGIEPNVNTYGALIDGCAKAGQIAKAFGAYGIMSSKKVKPDRVVFNALISACGESGAVARAFDVLSEMTAESSESKGCKPILPDHVTVGALMKTCIQAGQADRAREVYKMLQEYSIKGTPEVYTIALRSCSLTGDLGFALKIYEDMNKIGVQPDEMFLSALVDVAGHARRADAAFEIIKDVRAKGFHVGIMAYSSCMGACCNAKDWKKALQLFEEIKAIKLIPTVPMMNALITSLCDGDQVLKAAEVLNEMKELRVRPNEITYSVLCVACERNGEAQLALDLFEQLKVDGTGLNPTIVGCLTGLCLQMFSYDLSLGNIIVRFNQGKPQIDNKWTSSAIMVFRQAITAGLLPSSDVLSQVLGCLRFPHDSSLKTTFIDNMGISCDMPHHPNTNSLLEGFGEYDIRAFSVLEEGGLLGAVASTSTKYSQIVIDARKSNIYTAEVQGYQMLQFYYPPKRNKLILMKGRKHLNLLEESGKQLAPC